One genomic segment of Esox lucius isolate fEsoLuc1 chromosome 15, fEsoLuc1.pri, whole genome shotgun sequence includes these proteins:
- the ccdc9b gene encoding coiled-coil domain-containing protein 9B isoform X6: MALSVTDQKMKEVFGCSHCCKNPTDVMLKKEQKDVELDKKIEALRRKNEALMKRYQEVEEDKKRAEEEGMALQSSKGKAGDLTITFNKSTRESRVVMTKPSVSATPTPKGVQGPGEKSVEGNLLSLGRGRRKQLLVTMAGNTKGKRVVSERLDRRPGSLDVKSPKEDDQYRVDSAGRGKHPQPAKRDTGAQDEVRQGKGVTEDTFWLSECEPSYLEPGGPGLEGDTDLTIPTSKEEQQEYLRWKMEREEIDRERVARHKNAKGQWRRAWDMDKTHNMFPEKSPGDRERGPTVRGGRQARRGHPKLNADSRDLHPRGKDKEGKDVPVVSSKAKGKDRLTGRARRWDANNDGVDLQAKTSFEEFLEELDALGDTDIDDTTIETSKVKDGDLKMDSSSTLDIVKPKEVESGHVNPGWDQAKRVLATADIPEEGTSKPRKAEGSSPRTTDKKVRFSELIKGPGTSEKPSTGAQNTACSETKGACVLKVASPSKNSYTAMELEEYLPDHQVDDSNVLAAAHSSPDGQRGRTEGPFVLDASKSECAKGGHNRVLVEVKDPAPLPLEHAQSSSNRNAEKLIDSNLSLLSLESRDTQPTHSTSTDKLIIGLHEGISPGSGLGSSAVH; this comes from the exons ATGGCGCTGTCAGTGACTGATCAGAAAATGAAGGAAGTGTTTGGTTGCAGTCATTGCTGTAAG aaccccaCTGACGTAATGCTTAAGAAGGAGCAGAAGGATGTGGAGCTGGATAAAAAGATTGAAGCGCTTCGCAGGAAGAATGAAGCCCTCATGAAGAGGTACCAG gaggtggaggaggacaaAAAGAGAGCGGAGGAGGAGGGAATGGCACTGCAGAGCTCAAAGGGCAAAGCTGGGGACTTAACCATCACCTTCAACAAGTCTACCAGG GAGTCCCGTGTTGTGATGACCAAACCAAGCGTGAGTGCTACTCCCACTCCAAAGGGGGTCCAGGGGCCTGGGGAGAAGAGTGTGGAGGGGAACCTGTTGAGTTTGGGAAGGGGTAGAAGGAAGCAGCTACTGGTCACCATGGCAGGCAACACAAAG GGTAAGAGAGTGGTGAGTGAGCGGTTGGATAGAAGGCCTGGTTCATTGGATGTGAAGAGCCCTAAAGAGGATGACCAGTACCGTGTGGACTCCGCTGGCAGAGGAAAACACCCTCAACCAGCAAAGAGGGACACAGGAGCGCAG GATGAAGTGAGGCAGGGGAAGGGTGTGACTGAGGACACTTTCTGGCTGTCAGAGTGTGAGCCTTCTTACCTG GAGCCAGGGGGGCCAGGTCTGGAGGGAGACACGGACCTTACCATCCCCACGTCCAAAGAGGAGCAGCAGGAATACCTGCGCTGGAAGATGGAGCGTGAGGAGATCGACCGTGAACGCGTGGCGCGCCACAAAAATGCCAAGGGCCAGTGGAGGAGGGCATGGGACATGGACAAAACCCACAATAT GTTTCCAGAGAAATCTCCAGGGGACAGAGAACGGGGACCTACTGTCCGAG GAGGAAGACAAGCAAGGAGAGGTCACCCCAAATTAAATGCCGATTCACGTG ATCTGCACCCGAGAGGCAAAGACAAGGAGGGTAAAGACGTGCCAGTGGTCAGCAGTAAAGCCAAGGGCAAAGATAGACTTACTGGTAGGGCTAGGAG aTGGGATGCCAACAATGATGGGGTGGATTTGCAG GCCAAAACAAGTTTTGAGGAATTCTTGGAGGAGCTTGATGCTTTAGGAGATACTGACATCGATGACACTACAATAGAAACTTCCAAGGTCAAAGATGGTGACCTCAAAATGGACTCTTCATCAACCCTGGATATAGTGAAGCCCAAAGAAGTGGAGAGTGGACATGTCAACCCTGGCTGGGACCAGGCCAAGAGGGTTCTGGCCACAGCCGACATCCCAGAAGAGGGAACATCTAAACCGAGGAAGGCTGAGGGCTCATCCCCTCGAACAACCGATAAAAAGGTTCGCTTCTCAGAGCTCATCAAGGGGCCCGGGACCAGTGAAAAGCCCAGTACTGGAGCCCAGAACACTGCATGCTCAGAAACCAAGGGAGCCTGTGTGTTAAAAGTTGCCTCCCCCAGCAAAAACAGCTATACCGCAATGGAACTGGAGGAGTACCTCCCAGACCATCAGGTTGATGACAGTAATGTCCTGGCAGCGGCACACAGCTCCCCTGACGGACAGAGAGGTAGGACGGAGGGCCCTTTCGTACTTGATGCCTCCAAATCAGAGTGTGCTAAAGGTGGCCATAACCGTGTCCTCGTTGAGGTCAAAGACCCTGCGCCCCTTCCTTTAGAGCATGCCCAGAGCAGTAGCAACAGAAACGCAG AGAAGCTGATTGACTCCAACCTGTCTCTTCTGAGCCTGGAGTCAAGAGATACACAGCCAACCCACAGCACCAGCACTGACAAG CTAATTATTGGATTACATGAAGGTATCTCTCCTGGTTCTGGGTTGGGCAGCTCTGCTGTAcattga
- the ccdc9b gene encoding coiled-coil domain-containing protein 9B isoform X5, with product MERPGFSFVVTVETVGDWQAGSFANPTDVMLKKEQKDVELDKKIEALRRKNEALMKRYQEVEEDKKRAEEEGMALQSSKGKAGDLTITFNKSTRESRVVMTKPSVSATPTPKGVQGPGEKSVEGNLLSLGRGRRKQLLVTMAGNTKGKRVVSERLDRRPGSLDVKSPKEDDQYRVDSAGRGKHPQPAKRDTGAQDEVRQGKGVTEDTFWLSECEPSYLEPGGPGLEGDTDLTIPTSKEEQQEYLRWKMEREEIDRERVARHKNAKGQWRRAWDMDKTHNMFPEKSPGDRERGPTVRGGRQARRGHPKLNADSRDLHPRGKDKEGKDVPVVSSKAKGKDRLTGRARRWDANNDGVDLQAKTSFEEFLEELDALGDTDIDDTTIETSKVKDGDLKMDSSSTLDIVKPKEVESGHVNPGWDQAKRVLATADIPEEGTSKPRKAEGSSPRTTDKKVRFSELIKGPGTSEKPSTGAQNTACSETKGACVLKVASPSKNSYTAMELEEYLPDHQVDDSNVLAAAHSSPDGQRGRTEGPFVLDASKSECAKGGHNRVLVEVKDPAPLPLEHAQSSSNRNAEKLIDSNLSLLSLESRDTQPTHSTSTDKLIIGLHEGISPGSGLGSSAVH from the exons ATGGAGCGGCCAGGATTCTCTTTTGTCGTCACTGTGGAGACAGTGGGTgactggcaggcaggcagcttTGCA aaccccaCTGACGTAATGCTTAAGAAGGAGCAGAAGGATGTGGAGCTGGATAAAAAGATTGAAGCGCTTCGCAGGAAGAATGAAGCCCTCATGAAGAGGTACCAG gaggtggaggaggacaaAAAGAGAGCGGAGGAGGAGGGAATGGCACTGCAGAGCTCAAAGGGCAAAGCTGGGGACTTAACCATCACCTTCAACAAGTCTACCAGG GAGTCCCGTGTTGTGATGACCAAACCAAGCGTGAGTGCTACTCCCACTCCAAAGGGGGTCCAGGGGCCTGGGGAGAAGAGTGTGGAGGGGAACCTGTTGAGTTTGGGAAGGGGTAGAAGGAAGCAGCTACTGGTCACCATGGCAGGCAACACAAAG GGTAAGAGAGTGGTGAGTGAGCGGTTGGATAGAAGGCCTGGTTCATTGGATGTGAAGAGCCCTAAAGAGGATGACCAGTACCGTGTGGACTCCGCTGGCAGAGGAAAACACCCTCAACCAGCAAAGAGGGACACAGGAGCGCAG GATGAAGTGAGGCAGGGGAAGGGTGTGACTGAGGACACTTTCTGGCTGTCAGAGTGTGAGCCTTCTTACCTG GAGCCAGGGGGGCCAGGTCTGGAGGGAGACACGGACCTTACCATCCCCACGTCCAAAGAGGAGCAGCAGGAATACCTGCGCTGGAAGATGGAGCGTGAGGAGATCGACCGTGAACGCGTGGCGCGCCACAAAAATGCCAAGGGCCAGTGGAGGAGGGCATGGGACATGGACAAAACCCACAATAT GTTTCCAGAGAAATCTCCAGGGGACAGAGAACGGGGACCTACTGTCCGAG GAGGAAGACAAGCAAGGAGAGGTCACCCCAAATTAAATGCCGATTCACGTG ATCTGCACCCGAGAGGCAAAGACAAGGAGGGTAAAGACGTGCCAGTGGTCAGCAGTAAAGCCAAGGGCAAAGATAGACTTACTGGTAGGGCTAGGAG aTGGGATGCCAACAATGATGGGGTGGATTTGCAG GCCAAAACAAGTTTTGAGGAATTCTTGGAGGAGCTTGATGCTTTAGGAGATACTGACATCGATGACACTACAATAGAAACTTCCAAGGTCAAAGATGGTGACCTCAAAATGGACTCTTCATCAACCCTGGATATAGTGAAGCCCAAAGAAGTGGAGAGTGGACATGTCAACCCTGGCTGGGACCAGGCCAAGAGGGTTCTGGCCACAGCCGACATCCCAGAAGAGGGAACATCTAAACCGAGGAAGGCTGAGGGCTCATCCCCTCGAACAACCGATAAAAAGGTTCGCTTCTCAGAGCTCATCAAGGGGCCCGGGACCAGTGAAAAGCCCAGTACTGGAGCCCAGAACACTGCATGCTCAGAAACCAAGGGAGCCTGTGTGTTAAAAGTTGCCTCCCCCAGCAAAAACAGCTATACCGCAATGGAACTGGAGGAGTACCTCCCAGACCATCAGGTTGATGACAGTAATGTCCTGGCAGCGGCACACAGCTCCCCTGACGGACAGAGAGGTAGGACGGAGGGCCCTTTCGTACTTGATGCCTCCAAATCAGAGTGTGCTAAAGGTGGCCATAACCGTGTCCTCGTTGAGGTCAAAGACCCTGCGCCCCTTCCTTTAGAGCATGCCCAGAGCAGTAGCAACAGAAACGCAG AGAAGCTGATTGACTCCAACCTGTCTCTTCTGAGCCTGGAGTCAAGAGATACACAGCCAACCCACAGCACCAGCACTGACAAG CTAATTATTGGATTACATGAAGGTATCTCTCCTGGTTCTGGGTTGGGCAGCTCTGCTGTAcattga
- the ccdc9b gene encoding coiled-coil domain-containing protein 9B isoform X7 — MERPNPTDVMLKKEQKDVELDKKIEALRRKNEALMKRYQEVEEDKKRAEEEGMALQSSKGKAGDLTITFNKSTRESRVVMTKPSVSATPTPKGVQGPGEKSVEGNLLSLGRGRRKQLLVTMAGNTKGKRVVSERLDRRPGSLDVKSPKEDDQYRVDSAGRGKHPQPAKRDTGAQDEVRQGKGVTEDTFWLSECEPSYLEPGGPGLEGDTDLTIPTSKEEQQEYLRWKMEREEIDRERVARHKNAKGQWRRAWDMDKTHNMFPEKSPGDRERGPTVRGGRQARRGHPKLNADSRDLHPRGKDKEGKDVPVVSSKAKGKDRLTGRARRWDANNDGVDLQAKTSFEEFLEELDALGDTDIDDTTIETSKVKDGDLKMDSSSTLDIVKPKEVESGHVNPGWDQAKRVLATADIPEEGTSKPRKAEGSSPRTTDKKVRFSELIKGPGTSEKPSTGAQNTACSETKGACVLKVASPSKNSYTAMELEEYLPDHQVDDSNVLAAAHSSPDGQRGRTEGPFVLDASKSECAKGGHNRVLVEVKDPAPLPLEHAQSSSNRNAEKLIDSNLSLLSLESRDTQPTHSTSTDKLIIGLHEGISPGSGLGSSAVH, encoded by the exons ATGGAGAGACCT aaccccaCTGACGTAATGCTTAAGAAGGAGCAGAAGGATGTGGAGCTGGATAAAAAGATTGAAGCGCTTCGCAGGAAGAATGAAGCCCTCATGAAGAGGTACCAG gaggtggaggaggacaaAAAGAGAGCGGAGGAGGAGGGAATGGCACTGCAGAGCTCAAAGGGCAAAGCTGGGGACTTAACCATCACCTTCAACAAGTCTACCAGG GAGTCCCGTGTTGTGATGACCAAACCAAGCGTGAGTGCTACTCCCACTCCAAAGGGGGTCCAGGGGCCTGGGGAGAAGAGTGTGGAGGGGAACCTGTTGAGTTTGGGAAGGGGTAGAAGGAAGCAGCTACTGGTCACCATGGCAGGCAACACAAAG GGTAAGAGAGTGGTGAGTGAGCGGTTGGATAGAAGGCCTGGTTCATTGGATGTGAAGAGCCCTAAAGAGGATGACCAGTACCGTGTGGACTCCGCTGGCAGAGGAAAACACCCTCAACCAGCAAAGAGGGACACAGGAGCGCAG GATGAAGTGAGGCAGGGGAAGGGTGTGACTGAGGACACTTTCTGGCTGTCAGAGTGTGAGCCTTCTTACCTG GAGCCAGGGGGGCCAGGTCTGGAGGGAGACACGGACCTTACCATCCCCACGTCCAAAGAGGAGCAGCAGGAATACCTGCGCTGGAAGATGGAGCGTGAGGAGATCGACCGTGAACGCGTGGCGCGCCACAAAAATGCCAAGGGCCAGTGGAGGAGGGCATGGGACATGGACAAAACCCACAATAT GTTTCCAGAGAAATCTCCAGGGGACAGAGAACGGGGACCTACTGTCCGAG GAGGAAGACAAGCAAGGAGAGGTCACCCCAAATTAAATGCCGATTCACGTG ATCTGCACCCGAGAGGCAAAGACAAGGAGGGTAAAGACGTGCCAGTGGTCAGCAGTAAAGCCAAGGGCAAAGATAGACTTACTGGTAGGGCTAGGAG aTGGGATGCCAACAATGATGGGGTGGATTTGCAG GCCAAAACAAGTTTTGAGGAATTCTTGGAGGAGCTTGATGCTTTAGGAGATACTGACATCGATGACACTACAATAGAAACTTCCAAGGTCAAAGATGGTGACCTCAAAATGGACTCTTCATCAACCCTGGATATAGTGAAGCCCAAAGAAGTGGAGAGTGGACATGTCAACCCTGGCTGGGACCAGGCCAAGAGGGTTCTGGCCACAGCCGACATCCCAGAAGAGGGAACATCTAAACCGAGGAAGGCTGAGGGCTCATCCCCTCGAACAACCGATAAAAAGGTTCGCTTCTCAGAGCTCATCAAGGGGCCCGGGACCAGTGAAAAGCCCAGTACTGGAGCCCAGAACACTGCATGCTCAGAAACCAAGGGAGCCTGTGTGTTAAAAGTTGCCTCCCCCAGCAAAAACAGCTATACCGCAATGGAACTGGAGGAGTACCTCCCAGACCATCAGGTTGATGACAGTAATGTCCTGGCAGCGGCACACAGCTCCCCTGACGGACAGAGAGGTAGGACGGAGGGCCCTTTCGTACTTGATGCCTCCAAATCAGAGTGTGCTAAAGGTGGCCATAACCGTGTCCTCGTTGAGGTCAAAGACCCTGCGCCCCTTCCTTTAGAGCATGCCCAGAGCAGTAGCAACAGAAACGCAG AGAAGCTGATTGACTCCAACCTGTCTCTTCTGAGCCTGGAGTCAAGAGATACACAGCCAACCCACAGCACCAGCACTGACAAG CTAATTATTGGATTACATGAAGGTATCTCTCCTGGTTCTGGGTTGGGCAGCTCTGCTGTAcattga
- the ccdc9b gene encoding coiled-coil domain-containing protein 9B isoform X3, whose protein sequence is MSDERGRQPHIHKPPWAWVPSAGRTIASIYYAGLSQIPWAKDQPPSQRLDICGKRESVRNKNPTDVMLKKEQKDVELDKKIEALRRKNEALMKRYQEVEEDKKRAEEEGMALQSSKGKAGDLTITFNKSTRESRVVMTKPSVSATPTPKGVQGPGEKSVEGNLLSLGRGRRKQLLVTMAGNTKGKRVVSERLDRRPGSLDVKSPKEDDQYRVDSAGRGKHPQPAKRDTGAQDEVRQGKGVTEDTFWLSECEPSYLEPGGPGLEGDTDLTIPTSKEEQQEYLRWKMEREEIDRERVARHKNAKGQWRRAWDMDKTHNMFPEKSPGDRERGPTVRGGRQARRGHPKLNADSRDLHPRGKDKEGKDVPVVSSKAKGKDRLTGRARRWDANNDGVDLQAKTSFEEFLEELDALGDTDIDDTTIETSKVKDGDLKMDSSSTLDIVKPKEVESGHVNPGWDQAKRVLATADIPEEGTSKPRKAEGSSPRTTDKKVRFSELIKGPGTSEKPSTGAQNTACSETKGACVLKVASPSKNSYTAMELEEYLPDHQVDDSNVLAAAHSSPDGQRGRTEGPFVLDASKSECAKGGHNRVLVEVKDPAPLPLEHAQSSSNRNAEKLIDSNLSLLSLESRDTQPTHSTSTDKLIIGLHEGISPGSGLGSSAVH, encoded by the exons ATGTCTGACGAAAGAGGCCGCCAGCCTCACATCCATAAGCCACCCTGGGCATGGGTGCCATCAGCTGGCAGGACCATAGCCAGTATTTACTATGCAGGGCTGAGCCAGATACCATGGGCAAAGGACCAGCCTCCATCGCAGAGATTAGACATTtgtggaaagagggagagcgTAAGAAACAAG aaccccaCTGACGTAATGCTTAAGAAGGAGCAGAAGGATGTGGAGCTGGATAAAAAGATTGAAGCGCTTCGCAGGAAGAATGAAGCCCTCATGAAGAGGTACCAG gaggtggaggaggacaaAAAGAGAGCGGAGGAGGAGGGAATGGCACTGCAGAGCTCAAAGGGCAAAGCTGGGGACTTAACCATCACCTTCAACAAGTCTACCAGG GAGTCCCGTGTTGTGATGACCAAACCAAGCGTGAGTGCTACTCCCACTCCAAAGGGGGTCCAGGGGCCTGGGGAGAAGAGTGTGGAGGGGAACCTGTTGAGTTTGGGAAGGGGTAGAAGGAAGCAGCTACTGGTCACCATGGCAGGCAACACAAAG GGTAAGAGAGTGGTGAGTGAGCGGTTGGATAGAAGGCCTGGTTCATTGGATGTGAAGAGCCCTAAAGAGGATGACCAGTACCGTGTGGACTCCGCTGGCAGAGGAAAACACCCTCAACCAGCAAAGAGGGACACAGGAGCGCAG GATGAAGTGAGGCAGGGGAAGGGTGTGACTGAGGACACTTTCTGGCTGTCAGAGTGTGAGCCTTCTTACCTG GAGCCAGGGGGGCCAGGTCTGGAGGGAGACACGGACCTTACCATCCCCACGTCCAAAGAGGAGCAGCAGGAATACCTGCGCTGGAAGATGGAGCGTGAGGAGATCGACCGTGAACGCGTGGCGCGCCACAAAAATGCCAAGGGCCAGTGGAGGAGGGCATGGGACATGGACAAAACCCACAATAT GTTTCCAGAGAAATCTCCAGGGGACAGAGAACGGGGACCTACTGTCCGAG GAGGAAGACAAGCAAGGAGAGGTCACCCCAAATTAAATGCCGATTCACGTG ATCTGCACCCGAGAGGCAAAGACAAGGAGGGTAAAGACGTGCCAGTGGTCAGCAGTAAAGCCAAGGGCAAAGATAGACTTACTGGTAGGGCTAGGAG aTGGGATGCCAACAATGATGGGGTGGATTTGCAG GCCAAAACAAGTTTTGAGGAATTCTTGGAGGAGCTTGATGCTTTAGGAGATACTGACATCGATGACACTACAATAGAAACTTCCAAGGTCAAAGATGGTGACCTCAAAATGGACTCTTCATCAACCCTGGATATAGTGAAGCCCAAAGAAGTGGAGAGTGGACATGTCAACCCTGGCTGGGACCAGGCCAAGAGGGTTCTGGCCACAGCCGACATCCCAGAAGAGGGAACATCTAAACCGAGGAAGGCTGAGGGCTCATCCCCTCGAACAACCGATAAAAAGGTTCGCTTCTCAGAGCTCATCAAGGGGCCCGGGACCAGTGAAAAGCCCAGTACTGGAGCCCAGAACACTGCATGCTCAGAAACCAAGGGAGCCTGTGTGTTAAAAGTTGCCTCCCCCAGCAAAAACAGCTATACCGCAATGGAACTGGAGGAGTACCTCCCAGACCATCAGGTTGATGACAGTAATGTCCTGGCAGCGGCACACAGCTCCCCTGACGGACAGAGAGGTAGGACGGAGGGCCCTTTCGTACTTGATGCCTCCAAATCAGAGTGTGCTAAAGGTGGCCATAACCGTGTCCTCGTTGAGGTCAAAGACCCTGCGCCCCTTCCTTTAGAGCATGCCCAGAGCAGTAGCAACAGAAACGCAG AGAAGCTGATTGACTCCAACCTGTCTCTTCTGAGCCTGGAGTCAAGAGATACACAGCCAACCCACAGCACCAGCACTGACAAG CTAATTATTGGATTACATGAAGGTATCTCTCCTGGTTCTGGGTTGGGCAGCTCTGCTGTAcattga
- the ccdc9b gene encoding coiled-coil domain-containing protein 9B isoform X2 — MPLELHHTTVRAILSRWRKFGTVVNLPRSGCSANSSSRARCKIFQTTPWNSRTSWDLQACLTSAKNPTDVMLKKEQKDVELDKKIEALRRKNEALMKRYQEVEEDKKRAEEEGMALQSSKGKAGDLTITFNKSTRESRVVMTKPSVSATPTPKGVQGPGEKSVEGNLLSLGRGRRKQLLVTMAGNTKGKRVVSERLDRRPGSLDVKSPKEDDQYRVDSAGRGKHPQPAKRDTGAQDEVRQGKGVTEDTFWLSECEPSYLEPGGPGLEGDTDLTIPTSKEEQQEYLRWKMEREEIDRERVARHKNAKGQWRRAWDMDKTHNMFPEKSPGDRERGPTVRGGRQARRGHPKLNADSRDLHPRGKDKEGKDVPVVSSKAKGKDRLTGRARRWDANNDGVDLQAKTSFEEFLEELDALGDTDIDDTTIETSKVKDGDLKMDSSSTLDIVKPKEVESGHVNPGWDQAKRVLATADIPEEGTSKPRKAEGSSPRTTDKKVRFSELIKGPGTSEKPSTGAQNTACSETKGACVLKVASPSKNSYTAMELEEYLPDHQVDDSNVLAAAHSSPDGQRGRTEGPFVLDASKSECAKGGHNRVLVEVKDPAPLPLEHAQSSSNRNAEKLIDSNLSLLSLESRDTQPTHSTSTDKLIIGLHEGISPGSGLGSSAVH, encoded by the exons ATGCCTCTGGAGCTCCACCACACCACAGTCAGAGCCATCTTGTCCAGATGGAGAAAGTTTGGGACTGTAGTGAATCTTCCCAGGAGTGGCTGCTCTGCCAATTCTTCTTCAAGAGCAAGGTGTAAAATCTTCCAGACAACCCCATGGAACTCTAGAACATCTTGGGATCTGCAGGCCTGTCTCACATCAGCCAAG aaccccaCTGACGTAATGCTTAAGAAGGAGCAGAAGGATGTGGAGCTGGATAAAAAGATTGAAGCGCTTCGCAGGAAGAATGAAGCCCTCATGAAGAGGTACCAG gaggtggaggaggacaaAAAGAGAGCGGAGGAGGAGGGAATGGCACTGCAGAGCTCAAAGGGCAAAGCTGGGGACTTAACCATCACCTTCAACAAGTCTACCAGG GAGTCCCGTGTTGTGATGACCAAACCAAGCGTGAGTGCTACTCCCACTCCAAAGGGGGTCCAGGGGCCTGGGGAGAAGAGTGTGGAGGGGAACCTGTTGAGTTTGGGAAGGGGTAGAAGGAAGCAGCTACTGGTCACCATGGCAGGCAACACAAAG GGTAAGAGAGTGGTGAGTGAGCGGTTGGATAGAAGGCCTGGTTCATTGGATGTGAAGAGCCCTAAAGAGGATGACCAGTACCGTGTGGACTCCGCTGGCAGAGGAAAACACCCTCAACCAGCAAAGAGGGACACAGGAGCGCAG GATGAAGTGAGGCAGGGGAAGGGTGTGACTGAGGACACTTTCTGGCTGTCAGAGTGTGAGCCTTCTTACCTG GAGCCAGGGGGGCCAGGTCTGGAGGGAGACACGGACCTTACCATCCCCACGTCCAAAGAGGAGCAGCAGGAATACCTGCGCTGGAAGATGGAGCGTGAGGAGATCGACCGTGAACGCGTGGCGCGCCACAAAAATGCCAAGGGCCAGTGGAGGAGGGCATGGGACATGGACAAAACCCACAATAT GTTTCCAGAGAAATCTCCAGGGGACAGAGAACGGGGACCTACTGTCCGAG GAGGAAGACAAGCAAGGAGAGGTCACCCCAAATTAAATGCCGATTCACGTG ATCTGCACCCGAGAGGCAAAGACAAGGAGGGTAAAGACGTGCCAGTGGTCAGCAGTAAAGCCAAGGGCAAAGATAGACTTACTGGTAGGGCTAGGAG aTGGGATGCCAACAATGATGGGGTGGATTTGCAG GCCAAAACAAGTTTTGAGGAATTCTTGGAGGAGCTTGATGCTTTAGGAGATACTGACATCGATGACACTACAATAGAAACTTCCAAGGTCAAAGATGGTGACCTCAAAATGGACTCTTCATCAACCCTGGATATAGTGAAGCCCAAAGAAGTGGAGAGTGGACATGTCAACCCTGGCTGGGACCAGGCCAAGAGGGTTCTGGCCACAGCCGACATCCCAGAAGAGGGAACATCTAAACCGAGGAAGGCTGAGGGCTCATCCCCTCGAACAACCGATAAAAAGGTTCGCTTCTCAGAGCTCATCAAGGGGCCCGGGACCAGTGAAAAGCCCAGTACTGGAGCCCAGAACACTGCATGCTCAGAAACCAAGGGAGCCTGTGTGTTAAAAGTTGCCTCCCCCAGCAAAAACAGCTATACCGCAATGGAACTGGAGGAGTACCTCCCAGACCATCAGGTTGATGACAGTAATGTCCTGGCAGCGGCACACAGCTCCCCTGACGGACAGAGAGGTAGGACGGAGGGCCCTTTCGTACTTGATGCCTCCAAATCAGAGTGTGCTAAAGGTGGCCATAACCGTGTCCTCGTTGAGGTCAAAGACCCTGCGCCCCTTCCTTTAGAGCATGCCCAGAGCAGTAGCAACAGAAACGCAG AGAAGCTGATTGACTCCAACCTGTCTCTTCTGAGCCTGGAGTCAAGAGATACACAGCCAACCCACAGCACCAGCACTGACAAG CTAATTATTGGATTACATGAAGGTATCTCTCCTGGTTCTGGGTTGGGCAGCTCTGCTGTAcattga